GCGCCGGAATTTCGATGGCCCTGACCGGAAAGTCCGGCCGGACAAGATCGGCACATTCCGGCGATACCCGCCACCGGTTACGCGGGGTGGAACCAAGCGGGTTCATTGGCCATCCTCCGCCATGCGAGGCCGCTTGGCGAAGAAGCTCGCCAGCAGGATGAGCGCCGGGAAACTGCCGAACAGCTGATAGGCGAGCGTAAACGACCCGGTCGCATCGCGGATCGCACCGCCGATCAGGGCATTGACTGCAGAAAAGGCCACCAGCGTGCACATGATGGAGAACAATTCGAGGTTATGCTTCTTGCCGAACCATTCGAGCAGCAGCAGCGTTGACGACAGTGCGGTAAAGCCGATGCCCACACCGGTGATCAAAGCGTAGATCAGCAACATCGTCGTTCCCTGCGCGCCGGACAGCGTCCAGACGCCCACTGTCAGGCAGGTCAGGCCGATAATCATCAGGGTCTTGCGGCTGACAAATTCGCCAATCGCGCCGCCAAACAGACGCGCAATCACCTGCACGGCGGCTTCAAGGCTGAGCATGGCAGCCGCAACGGCCGCAACCGTACCCGTTTCGCTGAGATGCGCCACCGACATGCTGGCCACCGAACTAAGGATCAGCAGCTGGCTGAGATAGGCCCCGCAAATCAGCCAGAATTGCGGCCTGCGCAGCGCATCGCGCACCGCGAACCCGGTTTCCTCCTGCACGGCTGCGTCGCCTGTTCGTTGCTGCTTGTGCGTCTCGCTACCCTTGCTGACAACAGCAGCGCAGATCAGCCCCATGACAAACACCGCCGTGGCGAGGATGACCCACACCATGCGCCAGCTCTGATCAAAGGTTTCAATAGTGCCCAGTACGATCCACGGACCGGCGACACCGCCGAGCGAACCCGATGTCATGTAAATTCCGAACACCAGCGACCTTCGCGAAAACATGCTGGAAAGAACGTGGGTTCCGGGGATCACAGCGATCAGCTGGAAGCCGATCCCACAAAGCATCGCCCCCAGCAGGAAGGGGGGAATGGCGCCGACCTGGCTCAGGGTCAGAAGGCCACCAGACAGCACAAAGCTGCCGAGAACAAGCGGTGTGCGCACCCCCATGCGACGGATCAGCAGCGCGGGCAAGAACGACGAAAACGCGCTCGACACCCCCAGCAAAGTGAACCCGAGCCCGGCCACTGTCCAAGACCAACCCTGATCCGCCACCATCGATGGCAGCGTTACGCCAAGCGCGGAAAAGGTGGACGCGAAGCCAAGGAAATTGAGCAGAGAGAGGCACACCAGCACCATCAGCGACCAGCCCTTCACCCCGACTTGCGCAGAAGCGGTTCCGGCGGAGCCAGTCCGCGGGGCGCGCACCGCGGCGGTCATGCGGCCAGTCCTGTTTCGCCGTTGACCCACAGGCGATAAACAAGCCGGGTATAGGCCTTGTCGTCGTACTCGGTCGCACGGTGGAGCGAATAGCGGTTATCCCACAGGAGGATATCGCCCACTTCCCACTTGTGGTTGTAAACGAACTCGTCACGCGTGGAATGGGCGATCAGATCGCGCACCCGCTGGCGGCTGGCCTCGGGGTCCTGGCCCACAAATTCGCGGATAGAACCACTGCTGAGATAGAGACTGCGGGCACCGTTTTCCCGTTCGAGCACCAACGGGTGCACAACATCGGGCGCGCGTCGCTTCTGGTCTTCAGTGACCACGGATTGCGCCTGTGGATCGAGCTGGCCGATCAGGAAGACAAAACTGTGAAGCGACTGGATCTGGTCCAGCTCGGCCTTTTCCGCGTCGCTCAGCGCCTCATAGGCCGAATGCATATCCGCCAGCATGGTGTTGCCCCCTTCGGGTGGGGCTTCCAGCGCATAGAGCACCGTCGTGTCGAGCGGTTCTGCCAGATACGTCCCGTCCGAATGCCAACCCAGACCATCGCGGTGAACACCGATCTTCCGGCCATCGACTTCCTTGTTCGACAGCACATAGATCGTCGGATAACCGGGCAGCGTGAACTGTTCCCGGGTGTGGTTCTCCATGGTCCCCAGCGTCTGGCAGAAACGCACCAGCTCGTCGGGGTTAAGCGTCTGGCCACGGATCGCCATCACGCTGCCACTGCGGTAGATTTTAGCCAGCGCGGCCAGTTCCTCATCGCTCGCCTGAGCCAGATCGATGCCGGTGATTTCGGCACCGAAGCCATTGCCAATAGGTGTGACGGTGAAAGTGTCTGCAATTGCGGTGTCGGGCATGGGCTTAGTTCCCTTGTGCAGCGAGAAAGACGGAAGGTTGGGATACGGCAGTCACGGGTGAGCCGCGAAAGCGTGCGGTGTGTTCGGCACGCTGCTCCTCTTCCCCGTGGTCGCGCAGCAGCCGCAGCAGGCGTTTGCGCACAATCAGGCCCGGCTGGTCGGAAATCATGGAGCTTTCTTCGCCCGTACTGGTGTCGAGCGGCGCGTCGTAATCGGTGGATTCAAGGATTTCCTTGTCCTCGTCGATCACCGCCTGATCCCACGCGATCAGTTCCGCCGTGCTGCAATCGTCTTCGCGATCGTTGCGGAACAGAATCTGCGCGATCGAAATGCTCTGGTCGTCAATCGGTGTCGCGCAATTGAAGATGATGTGGCGCATGCCGGTGGGGTATTCGATATCCAGCCGCCGGCTGAACGGCAGATACCAGCGGTTACGCAGCCGACGTTCGATCTCCGGCTCGGTGGTTCCGGTCACCCGGTGCGAAGCGGGCGGGTTCAGCACATCGACCACCGCGTCTGCCTCGAAACCGAAATCGGTTTCGGTCATCTTGTAACGCTTGGGCACTGGCTGAGCCATGTCGCCAAAGGTGCCCTTGTGGACGAAAGCGAAATGCGCGTTGTCGAATGAGTTTTCCATGAAGCGCAGCGGCGAACAGTGCCACACTTCGTGGAACTGCTGGATGCGGCGAAAACCGGGCTCGCTGTCTTCTGCAATCTCCGGGATATCGGCCAGCGGTTCGCCCAGGCAAACCCAGACATAACCATAGCGCGCCTTGCAATGGAACGATTCCACCCGGAAATCGGGTGTGGTCTGTCCCTGCTTTTGCTGGGGAACAAGCGTGACCTGCCCGGTCCGGTTATAACGCCAGCCGTGATACCCGCAGACGATTTCGCCCTTGGCACACCATCCCTTGGACAGCTTGGCGGTGCGGTGGCAGCAACGGTCGAGAAGCGCGGCAGGTTCGCCCGCTTCATCGAGAAACAGTACAATATCCTCGCCCATAATCCGGAACGGTGCCGGGCCGTCTGCAATCGCAGAGAGCGGCACGGTCGCGTACCAGAAGTTCTTCAGTACGGGCTGTTTGGTAGTCAGCATTTGTTTGTCCTTGTTGTGGCCGACGGAAACGGAGGGGGATGTTTCCGCCGGCCATCCTCTCGCGGAGCGGTTCTTCAAAACGCGTAGCTGATCGTCCCGAACACTTGCCGCGGATTGACGTATTCGACGCTGGTGGTCAGCGCACCGTAAGGGTCGGTGAACTTGGCATTCACGCCATCCTTGTTGAACAGGTTCTGGGCAGAGACAGCGAAGGTGAAGGCGCTGTCATGCGGCTTGAACTGGATGGCGGCGTTGAACAGCGTGTAGCTCGGCACCTTGTCCAGCGGACCGCCATCGAAAATGCGCGAATTGAAGCTGCCACGGTACACCATCTCGCCGCGCACCATGAGCTGGCCAGGACCTATATCGGTATCGTACGTGGCCGAGACATTGGCCTGCACACCAGGCAGCTTGGCGACCTTGTTGCCATTGGTGTTCTGCAGATTGTCGGTGACCGCCTGGATCAGCGCCGGGTTATATCCGTAGCTGGTGATATAGGGCATCGGTAGGCCGAGCTCCATTGCCGCTTCGGTGCGGATGGCCAAAGCCCCCTGGGAGTCGATGGTATAGAAGTCCCCCTTAAACTGCCCCTTGGCGAGCGACAGCATCCCGTCCAGACGGAACCCTTCGAACGGCAGAACCGATGCCTCCACTTCAAGCCCGTAAATTTCCGCCCGGGGAATGTTCCAGCTCCCCCCCGAATTGACGCGGGGGTCTTCGGCCGTGAACTGATAATCGTTGTACCAGTAGTAGTAGCCTGAAACGTTCAGACGCACCTTGCGGTCGAAGAATTCATTCTTCGTGCCCAGTTCAAGCGCGGTGACGATCTCCTTCTTGTAATCCGGCGGCACCACCGTCATGCCCTGATTGGTGTTCACCCCGCTCGGCTTGTAGCCGCGCGACGCCACGAAATAGACCATGTTGGTAGGCGCGATCCGGTAATCGATCCCGATCTTTCCGGTGAAGGCATCGCTAATCGACTTGCGATGCGGTGCAGGACCGAACAAGTTGAAGAAGTTATATGGCTGGGTCGTTGTCTTGTCCCAGCTGTACCGTCCTCCCGCCGTCAGCGTCAGGGCATCGGTCGCCTTCCATACCGCTTGGCCATAGGCTGCCAGCGAAGTGTGCTGGTACGGGCTGTTCGTAGCGAACACGACCGGCATGCCCTGATAGGTTACCGCAGGCGTATTTCCGAGCGAGAGGTAATCCTTCACTGCGCGCTGGCGCATGTAGAACCCGCCCACGGTCCATTCGACCGCAGATCCCGGCTTGGCGCTCAGCGATACTTCCTGCGTCCAAGCCTTGCTCCAGTCGCGCCAGTGGACGGTATGGACATAGAAGTCATCGGCCATACGATCGGTATCGGCGGTCTGGTTCTTGTCCATGTACTGATAAGCCGTGACCGACTTCAGCGTGGCGAAATCACCCAGATCGTATGTCAGCAGCAAATCAGCCATACGCGTCTTCAGATCATAGGTACTGGGATAGTCCTGATTAACGACGCGAGCACCCGGCGTGGTGTCCAGTACATTCTTCTGCAGCGCGCCGTGGCGCGAGGAATCAAACGACTGGGCCGAAAGGACGGCGGTAAACCGATCCGACGGCTGCCACAGAAGCGATGCCCGAAGGCCAAGATTGTTGGCGTCATCGAGGTCGTATTCCTTGACGTTGGCAACCCCGATCGACTTGCCGTAGCCATCGTGGCGCATGTATTGCGCCGCCACGCGGGCTGCCAGCGTCTCGCTGATGGGGATGTTCAGCCCGGCATTGAGCTTTGTATAATCATAATTGCCATAGCTGAAGGACACGTTCCCGCTGGCTTCGCCCAGCTTCGGCTTGCGGGTGATCACGTTGATCGCACCGCCGGTGGATGTCTGCCCGAATACCGTGCCTTGCGGCCCGCGCAGCACTTCCACCCGTTCGACGTCCAGCATGTCCTGCGCCAGCGACATGACGTGGGCAATGTAAACGCCGTTGATGTGAAAGGCGACGCCCGGCTGCGAATTGGGGTTGGCGGGGGTTTCATACCCGATCCCGCGGATGGCCACGATGCGGGCCGACCCTTCGCTCTTGGTGATCGCCAAGCCCGGAACCAATCCGTTGAGATCGTTCAGTTCGTTGGCATTGCGCTGTTGCAGCGCTGCGGCATCGACGGCCGTAATGGAAATCGGCGCACGTTGAAGCGACATTTCCCGTTTCTCGCCAGTAACGACGATTTCCTCAAGACCCGTTGCGCTGGTAGAATCCGCCATATCGGCAGAAATATCGGAACTCGTGTTAGCAAATGCCCCGAAAGCAAGAGAAAAGTACGAAGCACCCGTTAATATAGATACAGTCAAACGAACATTATTCATTACACGCGACCTCACTGTTTTAGTGGATCACTCCCACGAATATTTTGTTATTTTTTATGATTCATTGTTTGCGACCCGAAGGACTACGCCTTTTTAACGACGCTCTTTCCCTTGGCTCGAATCGAATAGACCATAGATAAGTGCCATCCTGAAGAACTCTTTTACTCTCGGAGTGATGCCTTTATGATCTCACTCAATTATCCCTGAACGAGTTATCCGACATCATGCTTCATGCCCGCCTGCTGCGTTATATTGATGAGGTTGCCCGGCGCGGATCGATCCGCAAGGCAGCGGCGCATCTGAATGTCGCGTCGACCGCGATTAACCGCCAAATCATTGCTTATGAAGCAGAAATTGGGACACAAATCTTCGAACGCCTGCCGCGTAGCGTACGCCCCACAGCGGCCGGAGAAATTCTCCTGCGCCATATCCGCGCTACCCTGAAAGAGCACGACAAGGCCCAATCCGAAATCGCCGCGCTCAACGGCTTGCAGGCCGGAACGATCACAATCGCCACGTTCGAGAATCTTGCAGCCAATCTCATGCCGCGAGTCACCCAAACCTTTCGCCGGATTCATCCGCGAATCCAGGTTAGGGTTTTTAGTGTTTTTCGCCAGCAACTTGCTGCAGGCCTCGCCAGCGGGGAATGGGATCTGGCGCTGGGTTACAACATTTCCGATGTACCCGGCTCAAGCGTATTGCATCAATTCGAAACCCGCCTTGGTGCGGTTGTCACGCCGGATCATGCCCTCGCTGCCGAAGGCGAAGTGCGCCTGCACGAATGCATCCACTACCCGATTATCGTGGGCGATCCGTCCATGAGCATCCATGGCATTGTCCGCGATGCTTTCATGCAAACCAACCTGCCCTTCCAGCCCCAGATCGTATCCAGCTCCGTCAGTTACATGAAGGCGCTGGCCCGCGACGGTGAAGGCGTGACTTTTATGACCAAGATCGACATCGTGGACGAAGCGCGCCGGGGGGAACTGGTCTATCTTCCCATTCTTGATCGTGGGGTCCGTATGCAGCCGCTCAGCCTGATTTATCGCAAGAATAGCGCCATTGGCTCGTCGGTCAGCCGTTTCGCCGAAGAAGTGCGCGTGGAACTGGAACAACAACTGGCATGAGCACCAAGGCAACACCCCCGCGCAAACGCGATGCCGATCGCACCCGCGCGCAGATTTTTCGCGCAGCCACCCGCGAATTTGGCCAGAATGGTTACGCCGGCGCGCGGATCGAGCGGATTGTCGCGCGTTCAGGATGCAATATCCGGATGATCTACCACCACTTCGGATCAAAGGCAGACTTGTACCGCGCCGTCGTGGAGGAGGCCTACGCCGACTTGCGCATGCAGGAAGCTGCGCTCAATTTCGATCTGTCCAATCCATTGGGCTGCCTCGAACAGTTGCAGCGCTTCACCATGCAGTATTTCGCTGAGCATCCCGATTTCGAAGGGATTATCCGTTCGGAGAATGATCTGCGCGGACGCGTGGTCAGCACTTCTGACACAATCAGCCAGTCGCGAGAGGCGCTGAACACCCGTCTTGCCGAAATCGTACGTGCGGGTGAAAGGTGCGGCCAGTTCCGCCCGGGCATCGATCCCCTCGATCTCTATGTCACGATCACGGCGCTGGCCCGGTTCCATCTTGCCAACGGCTATTCGCTCTCGGCGGTTCTTGGCACCGATCTGCGCGATGTGGCATGGCGCGCCCGTTGGAGCGACCATGCCGTCGACCTGATCCGTCGCTATGTCACCAGCGGTTCAGGCGAAGCACCGCCCGAGGATTCTGCTTTTTCCGCCGCAACGCGATAACGCTGGGCCAGCACCGCGCAAATTACGAGTTGCACCTGATGGAAAATCACCACGGGCAGTAGAATGGCGCCGACCTGCTCCGGTGCGAACAGCACGCCTGCCATCGGCACGCCCGAAGCGAGGCTCTTCTTCGATCCGCAGAACTGCAGCACAATGGCATCGGCGCGCGGCAATTTCATGACCAGCGCGGTGACGCGGGCGATCCCCATGACCACGGCCAGTACCGCGACCGACAGAAGCAGGATCACAGCCAAATCACGCACCGAAACCCGCGACCAGAGGCCATCGGCAACCGCGGCTCCGAAGGCTGCGTAGACCACCATGAGAATGGAGCCCTTGTCGACAACGGCCAGCATCTGTTTCTGCCGCGTGACCCAAGCGCCTATCCATGGCCGCAGCAAATGCCCTGCCAGAAATGGCAACAGCAACTGCCCCACAATGGTCAGCACCATGTGCCCCGACACCCCGCCGCTTTTCCCGGTGATCAGCATCGCCACCAGCAGTGGCGTCAGCAGGATACCCGCGAGATTGGAAAAGGACGCGCTGCACACCGCCGCCGCGACATTGCCCCGCGCGATCGCGGTAAACCCGATCGACGACTGCACTGTGGAAGGCAACAGGGTGAGGAACAGCAGTCCTGTTGCGAGTTCACGATCGAGGCCCGGAACAACTTGGATACCCGTACCCAGCAACGGAAACACCGCAAAAGTCATGGCCGCCACCGCCAGATGCAGCCGCCAGTTGCGCGCACCGTCCCACACTGCCTGACGTGACAGCCGCGCGCCATGCAGGAAGAACAGTACCATGATGCCGATATCCGCAACTATGCCGGAAATGGGCGCCCATATCCCGGTCGGCGGCAGGAACGAGGCCAGCACCACCGTGCCCAGCAACATCAGCAGATAGGGGTCGATATAGAACCGCGCGAGCAGAGCTTTCATGATCCGGCACCTTCGAGCGAGACGTGCGCGCTGACGATTTTCCAGCCATCGACAAAGCGCACCCATGTCTGGCTCTGTCGGCCACGCTGCGATGAGCCATCGCGGAAGAATTCGACGTTGGTCGTCGCCAAATCGTTGCCGTAGCTGGCGATTTCGAGCCGCCCCAAGCGCCTTTGCGGTGATCCGCCCCGCCCCTTGCGGAAGGCTCGAATTTCATCTGCTCCATAAAGCACTTCACCAACACCGAAGCGAACGGTTGTGGGAGCATCGTGGAACAGGCTATCCATCGCAGCGACATCATCACGCATCAGCGCATTTTCATAGCGTTCGAACTGGGCAGTTACTTCCGCCACAACGGCAGGATCGTTGATGATCATCACGCGGCCTCTGGCAAGGGAGTGCTGGCTATCAGGCCTTGGGCCTCAAGCTGAGCGGCAAATTCGAGCACGGTATGGTCACATCCCGGCGCGCCGATGAGTTGTACCCCCATGGGCAGACCCGGCACAGCGAGCGGCGCAGCCACCACGGGCAGCCCGAGAAAACTGATCGGCTGGGTATAGAGACCAAGGTTGGCCCGTGCGGGCTGCATAGCGCCATCGATGGGGATCATCGGATCATCGATCAGCGGCGCGGGGCCGTATACCGCCGGGGCAATCAGCACGTCGTATTGCCGAAAAATATCCGCAAACTGGGCGGCAAAGACCGCGCGGTACGCCAATGCCTCCTGATAGACCGCTTCGGGCAAGGCCGCACCCGCGATCAGGCGATCACGCGTGGCCGGATCAAACGAGAGAGGATCGATCCGCAAGCCGTCGCGATGCAGTTGCCCCCCTTCATAGGCGGTAATCAGATAGGCCGCTGATCGTGCACGGTCGACCCCTTCCAACGCGACGATAGGGGCATTGCCCAATCCCTCCCGCAGTCGGCCGATCGCTGCCTCCATACCTGGGGACAGATTGCGGGCAAACCATCCGTCGAGAAACGCCGCACGGTGCGACGCGGCAGGCACGGGCTGGGCATCTCCGCGCAAGACGGCTTCGACCAGCGCAAGGTCACCCGCTGTGCGCGCAAAGGCGCCAATGTCATCCAACGTATGGACAAAGGGGTAAACCCCATCGCGCGGCAGCGATGCATGCGACGGTTTGGTGCCATAGAGGCCGCACAGGCTTGCCGGAATACGAATGGAGCCATTGGTGTCCGAGCCAAGCGCAAGCGGCACCATACCGGCTGCAACCGCCGCAGCGGAACCGCCCGACGATCCACCGGCAAAACGGCTGAGATCATGGGGGTTGCGCGTTTGCCCCCAACGCGCGTTGTCTGTGACGAAACCATAGGCAAATTCATCCATGTTGCAGGTGCCCACCAGCACAGCCCCTGCCTGGCGCATGCGGTCAATTGCTTCTGCATCGCGGGTCGCGGGCGGAGCATGTTCCAGTCGCGCTGCCCCAGCCGTGGTGGAAAGCCCGGCAATGTCGAACAGATCCTTCACCGCATAAGGTACGCCAGCCAAAGGCCCCGGATCGCGCCCCTCTGTAACCGCAGCATCGACAGTGGCAGCTTCCGCCAAAGCCCTTTCCTCCAGCACGCGCGTTATCGCATTCACTGCGGGATTGCGGAGGGTAATGCGCTGCAAAGCAGCCTGCGCGACAGCAACTGCCTTCACTTGCCCACTACGTACTGCAGCGGCGACAGCGAAGGCAGATGCGCCGCCTGACAAGGTGTACTCACTCATGCCGCAGCGCCCCGCATCGTATCGATATGATGTTGCAGCAGCCGTACATTGCGCATCACGCCTTCGCGGCATTCTTCCGGGATACGCAAGCCGATTCGCTCTGAAACATGTCGCTCAACCCGCGCATTATTTCTAGAAATATCATTTAAATACTGCATTTTAACACCCAAACCCGCACTCTCGAGGACCACAAGTAATAAAATTATTATATGCCAGAATGCGCGGTTGCCAAGGGGGTAAAAGGATGGCCCCGCACCGTTGAACACGAGGGTGAAGTTCTCGAGCGCTATGCGACCAGAAAACGCGACAAAGATGCGGCTTTGCGGAAGGTTCTGAAGCGTCACGGGCAAGCTGACAGATCGTCACCGGCGGACCGTGTTCCTATCCAGCGGCGATGAAGAACCTGGGCAATTTCGGCAGGTCGTTATCTCAGGAACCATACCGAAAATTCTCATCGGCCATTTCAGCGACGAGAGCGAGCAATGCAACGACTTCGGCAGTCAGACATTCCGACTTCGCCACTCGACTGCCCTCGCCGAGTGGCAAAATCGCATCGGATGATCCTCAACGCGCGGTGATCCCACGTTAGAAACGAGAGCAGTTCGCAACGCACCGACAACGCCCTGGCGTCGATCACAATTTATAAAAGTGACTTATTCCAGAA
This genomic window from Caenibius tardaugens NBRC 16725 contains:
- a CDS encoding CynX/NimT family MFS transporter; amino-acid sequence: MTAAVRAPRTGSAGTASAQVGVKGWSLMVLVCLSLLNFLGFASTFSALGVTLPSMVADQGWSWTVAGLGFTLLGVSSAFSSFLPALLIRRMGVRTPLVLGSFVLSGGLLTLSQVGAIPPFLLGAMLCGIGFQLIAVIPGTHVLSSMFSRRSLVFGIYMTSGSLGGVAGPWIVLGTIETFDQSWRMVWVILATAVFVMGLICAAVVSKGSETHKQQRTGDAAVQEETGFAVRDALRRPQFWLICGAYLSQLLILSSVASMSVAHLSETGTVAAVAAAMLSLEAAVQVIARLFGGAIGEFVSRKTLMIIGLTCLTVGVWTLSGAQGTTMLLIYALITGVGIGFTALSSTLLLLEWFGKKHNLELFSIMCTLVAFSAVNALIGGAIRDATGSFTLAYQLFGSFPALILLASFFAKRPRMAEDGQ
- a CDS encoding TauD/TfdA dioxygenase family protein, which encodes MPDTAIADTFTVTPIGNGFGAEITGIDLAQASDEELAALAKIYRSGSVMAIRGQTLNPDELVRFCQTLGTMENHTREQFTLPGYPTIYVLSNKEVDGRKIGVHRDGLGWHSDGTYLAEPLDTTVLYALEAPPEGGNTMLADMHSAYEALSDAEKAELDQIQSLHSFVFLIGQLDPQAQSVVTEDQKRRAPDVVHPLVLERENGARSLYLSSGSIREFVGQDPEASRQRVRDLIAHSTRDEFVYNHKWEVGDILLWDNRYSLHRATEYDDKAYTRLVYRLWVNGETGLAA
- a CDS encoding aromatic ring-hydroxylating oxygenase subunit alpha, with the translated sequence MLTTKQPVLKNFWYATVPLSAIADGPAPFRIMGEDIVLFLDEAGEPAALLDRCCHRTAKLSKGWCAKGEIVCGYHGWRYNRTGQVTLVPQQKQGQTTPDFRVESFHCKARYGYVWVCLGEPLADIPEIAEDSEPGFRRIQQFHEVWHCSPLRFMENSFDNAHFAFVHKGTFGDMAQPVPKRYKMTETDFGFEADAVVDVLNPPASHRVTGTTEPEIERRLRNRWYLPFSRRLDIEYPTGMRHIIFNCATPIDDQSISIAQILFRNDREDDCSTAELIAWDQAVIDEDKEILESTDYDAPLDTSTGEESSMISDQPGLIVRKRLLRLLRDHGEEEQRAEHTARFRGSPVTAVSQPSVFLAAQGN
- a CDS encoding TonB-dependent receptor; amino-acid sequence: MSLQRAPISITAVDAAALQQRNANELNDLNGLVPGLAITKSEGSARIVAIRGIGYETPANPNSQPGVAFHINGVYIAHVMSLAQDMLDVERVEVLRGPQGTVFGQTSTGGAINVITRKPKLGEASGNVSFSYGNYDYTKLNAGLNIPISETLAARVAAQYMRHDGYGKSIGVANVKEYDLDDANNLGLRASLLWQPSDRFTAVLSAQSFDSSRHGALQKNVLDTTPGARVVNQDYPSTYDLKTRMADLLLTYDLGDFATLKSVTAYQYMDKNQTADTDRMADDFYVHTVHWRDWSKAWTQEVSLSAKPGSAVEWTVGGFYMRQRAVKDYLSLGNTPAVTYQGMPVVFATNSPYQHTSLAAYGQAVWKATDALTLTAGGRYSWDKTTTQPYNFFNLFGPAPHRKSISDAFTGKIGIDYRIAPTNMVYFVASRGYKPSGVNTNQGMTVVPPDYKKEIVTALELGTKNEFFDRKVRLNVSGYYYWYNDYQFTAEDPRVNSGGSWNIPRAEIYGLEVEASVLPFEGFRLDGMLSLAKGQFKGDFYTIDSQGALAIRTEAAMELGLPMPYITSYGYNPALIQAVTDNLQNTNGNKVAKLPGVQANVSATYDTDIGPGQLMVRGEMVYRGSFNSRIFDGGPLDKVPSYTLFNAAIQFKPHDSAFTFAVSAQNLFNKDGVNAKFTDPYGALTTSVEYVNPRQVFGTISYAF
- a CDS encoding LysR family transcriptional regulator codes for the protein MLHARLLRYIDEVARRGSIRKAAAHLNVASTAINRQIIAYEAEIGTQIFERLPRSVRPTAAGEILLRHIRATLKEHDKAQSEIAALNGLQAGTITIATFENLAANLMPRVTQTFRRIHPRIQVRVFSVFRQQLAAGLASGEWDLALGYNISDVPGSSVLHQFETRLGAVVTPDHALAAEGEVRLHECIHYPIIVGDPSMSIHGIVRDAFMQTNLPFQPQIVSSSVSYMKALARDGEGVTFMTKIDIVDEARRGELVYLPILDRGVRMQPLSLIYRKNSAIGSSVSRFAEEVRVELEQQLA
- a CDS encoding TetR/AcrR family transcriptional regulator, with the translated sequence MSTKATPPRKRDADRTRAQIFRAATREFGQNGYAGARIERIVARSGCNIRMIYHHFGSKADLYRAVVEEAYADLRMQEAALNFDLSNPLGCLEQLQRFTMQYFAEHPDFEGIIRSENDLRGRVVSTSDTISQSREALNTRLAEIVRAGERCGQFRPGIDPLDLYVTITALARFHLANGYSLSAVLGTDLRDVAWRARWSDHAVDLIRRYVTSGSGEAPPEDSAFSAATR
- a CDS encoding bile acid:sodium symporter family protein, whose product is MKALLARFYIDPYLLMLLGTVVLASFLPPTGIWAPISGIVADIGIMVLFFLHGARLSRQAVWDGARNWRLHLAVAAMTFAVFPLLGTGIQVVPGLDRELATGLLFLTLLPSTVQSSIGFTAIARGNVAAAVCSASFSNLAGILLTPLLVAMLITGKSGGVSGHMVLTIVGQLLLPFLAGHLLRPWIGAWVTRQKQMLAVVDKGSILMVVYAAFGAAVADGLWSRVSVRDLAVILLLSVAVLAVVMGIARVTALVMKLPRADAIVLQFCGSKKSLASGVPMAGVLFAPEQVGAILLPVVIFHQVQLVICAVLAQRYRVAAEKAESSGGASPEPLVT
- the hpxZ gene encoding oxalurate catabolism protein HpxZ, producing MIINDPAVVAEVTAQFERYENALMRDDVAAMDSLFHDAPTTVRFGVGEVLYGADEIRAFRKGRGGSPQRRLGRLEIASYGNDLATTNVEFFRDGSSQRGRQSQTWVRFVDGWKIVSAHVSLEGAGS
- a CDS encoding AtzE family amidohydrolase yields the protein MSEYTLSGGASAFAVAAAVRSGQVKAVAVAQAALQRITLRNPAVNAITRVLEERALAEAATVDAAVTEGRDPGPLAGVPYAVKDLFDIAGLSTTAGAARLEHAPPATRDAEAIDRMRQAGAVLVGTCNMDEFAYGFVTDNARWGQTRNPHDLSRFAGGSSGGSAAAVAAGMVPLALGSDTNGSIRIPASLCGLYGTKPSHASLPRDGVYPFVHTLDDIGAFARTAGDLALVEAVLRGDAQPVPAASHRAAFLDGWFARNLSPGMEAAIGRLREGLGNAPIVALEGVDRARSAAYLITAYEGGQLHRDGLRIDPLSFDPATRDRLIAGAALPEAVYQEALAYRAVFAAQFADIFRQYDVLIAPAVYGPAPLIDDPMIPIDGAMQPARANLGLYTQPISFLGLPVVAAPLAVPGLPMGVQLIGAPGCDHTVLEFAAQLEAQGLIASTPLPEAA